Genomic segment of Juglans microcarpa x Juglans regia isolate MS1-56 chromosome 7S, Jm3101_v1.0, whole genome shotgun sequence:
tttaaatatataaatttcaatttataatttaaattatattataatttggatctaaaaaatatttttagacaaaaaaaaaatttagataatggATTGAGcgtcggggggggggggtgtggtttcaaccccacccccgGTAGCAGAGAGCGGGGTATGAAACCCTTGAGGGCAGGAAGGGGTGGCCCCCACCctcaccatgcgggtagcacccctacaaTTTAACGTAACACATCAATTATATGAgttagtaagtttatttttagtgACCCTGTTCGAACATAATTTCGGAGACTGTAGCACtgcttttattaaatatattatagctTTGCTTGTATTTAATTCACCGTTCTAATTAGTTAGGGTTGAAAAAAGTATGATGAAATGCCTAGCTAGCTTCTTTACTTTTTGCTGGGAAAGTCCAAGCTTGAATTTGTACAACTTCTCAAGTATTATTGCTTACATGAACAAGCCCAGAAGTAGAAACGCAAATTTGAATCTGGGCTAAGCCGTTAAAGTTGTGTGCGCGCTTTGTATTCCAAGCTCAAGCAATGGCATGCATGGACTCCAAATCTTGTGgcccatatatatacatgacctTAATCAACAGTCCAACAACAACTCGCCCCCACTCATCATCCTTTTTACTATCTTCTATTTTACCATCATATCCTCTCACAATCTCGGAATgtgatattatataattgtaaactttttattatattttatttgtaggcctttcatttaatatcacatcaagGGATGGTGAGATGTTGATgacaaaaataatgataaatagatttttcttttaaggaaatgagagaaaaaaaaagttaaataaaaatattataataatgttaaaaaactaattgaatataagtttttagtattattttgttttaaaatttgaaaatattgtatttttttttttttgttttgtttgaaaatttaaaaaatttgtattgggTTTTGTGCTTGGATAATAACTAGATAATTAAgtagttgaatatttgaaattgaaaattattttgtatttgagtaatgtttgaaaaagaaatatttaaaaatatctgaaaatatattattatacaaacaAGGCATAAATGGTTAATAAGTTATGTATAATAACTCAATTAAATAATTAGTCTTACGTTCTATATCTAGAGTTCAGAAATTAGCACTAGCTAGCAGCTAGAGTATAACGATGGATGTTCTTCTCAACTCCTGGAAAGAGGGAATTAGGAACAAAGACATTAACatcccgtttggatgttgagctaagttaagttaagatgagttgaattttttatgaacaatagtaagttgagatagtgGAATGAATTTTGTGGTGCTCaccaaaaatgaattttgatatattttgatgttaaaatgagtttagatatatttttagaaagttAAAAGAGGTTGTGGGTTCCgcatgtaaagaggtgttgagttgaaaaatattttggatcccacgtgtaaaaaagttttgagttgagatgtgtttagAACACTAGCAATGGCttattcatctttatcttcatcttcaaatttgaataatatgtctttaaattcatctatattgacttatacatctttaaatttttacatagctATAAACAGTGtttcttcaagtttttaatattttttctctctctatccaaaccccAATATACCATCCatgcatattataatttggtCCCCAACATTAttcggtctctctctctattcgGTCCCTAACACTATTTTTAATTTACTGAACCATCCAGATTAACAAATATACCATCTAGATGCATAAAATAGACTACCTAGatttataggaaaaaattataaaataataaatattttattattatttagttcaaaaatacataatccaatatggaagtttttcttcatatgcaaaatcaatctttaaaaaatgtgattttgtatatgaaaatgcataaaccactactaatactcttagtgatttgagagttgggtgcttagatgttagattcagtctaaaattagactgaactggaTTGATCTCAGTTCAATACAAGTTTCAAACGGGGCCTAACATTGTAATACATTCATAATAATCGTGTagatgtatattagtatatataccATTAATATTTTGGCTTATCAAAGTAcaagtattagtatatataccattaatataataattctcGATTGAACATTGGTTCCGTGTGAGTTAaggcattcatcttttcttcttcttaattgCCAGATCTCTTCTCTATCACTTCTAGCTAAGGTAAGATTTTAACTCCATCTTGCTGGTTTTTAACTATTTCTGAATGTTGAATTAATTGATGAGTGTTGACAAACGGAAATCTCTATTGGAACCAATAGTTTGTGTGTgttttcagtttcttttcttggtgagactatcattttccttagtTCTAATGTACATCATCGaaagctgaaaaaaataaatttattagttccCTCCATTTCTATAATCTGCCAATGCATAGGTCATTAAAAcctgaattttaaaattaattgatcgGTTCGAATTGGATTTTCTGATAATTTGCTTACCTTTACTCATATATTTCAACCAAACATGTATGTctgtgtatattatatatatatatatatataggtgtgtGTTTGACTTGCTTACGTCCAAACAGTACGTTCTTATTACCCAGCTCCCAATTTCCAAAACAGTGTGTGGTCGAAAGAAAATTATGATGCAAACAAAAGCGCTAccagaaaaatgaatatttattattatttgtttgtgaAGAACTGAttcattttaactgtaaataaatattttactagaATTAATTAACcgtaaataaacaatttttttgtagtgaaaaAATGTTGCAAATTATTGGAATGCACTTCATTTCATGCGTGAAAGAGACATGAGCCAAAAACAATTACGTACAGACAATACAAAGTTTTCCGTAATCTAAGATCATGAGCTTAAATATTGTTtgccaattatatatatctgGTAATATCTTTGAAAGACTTGAATATCAATCATAGCAGCAGCTTCTACTCGATCAGCTTGACCTAATTtcctaataaattaatttaataaaacatatacAAATCAATTATTTTCGTCCCAATAGCGCCTCTgtcctaaaattttttttagacgtttcaaaaaatattttttaagttgaaatttgttaaaaacttctGAAAGTGTTCGAATTATTTACgaataatttagttaatttatttacgaataaaaataaattagcagAAATATGGAAGGTTTTACCAAtgatactaaaaataataattatttatgaccagttatttataataaaaatattatttataataaaaatagattcttCTTTCAGACAAAacattcatttttattgtaaatagtcAATTTTTCTGTACGTACTAAATACTCTCGATGTTAAATCGATCTGTTCGAATATTGATCATCAGACTTCTGTTTTAGTACGTACAATTCACTGAACCTGTTGCAGGAAATTAGATGATCCTCACCTTCTATTCATTGGGCACTGAAATGAGCAAAATCGCTAATATATTTCCCTCCTTTTCATTCCACAGACAGTCTTCTTTGACTAATTggatattttgttaaattaaaatgaatgtgatgtgtgtttatcatttttctaaattaatatgtatgtagcagtatgtacgtacgtacgtacgttctAGATCatagtgaatatatatatatatatatcatttaattgatcatcttttttttttatttaatttctttacttCATTAATTAGACAAGGTTATTAGCAGTCTATAAATAGCATCCAATCCATGAGTCTTCTGCAACATCGATCCCTACAACTTAATTGCTTGATTTCGCCATTTAGTAGTACTCATGGCTGCTAAAAGATCTCCCCTCTTCTCTTTGATAGCTCTCGGCCTCCTCTTTGCCCTCATTCCTGTCCTTTCTCATGCAACAACTCCACCTCAATCTTCTGACCAAAAAACATCGCCCTTTGGATTTGTCAAGCATCTTCAGGGATGCCACAAGGGTGAGAAGCTCAAAGGTATCCATGACCTCAAAATTTATCTTGAAAAGTTTGGTTATTATCACAAAACCGAAAACAACACCCATGccaatgatgatgattttgatgaaCTCTTAGAATCTGCCGTCAAAACATAccaacaaaattatcatctaaaGGCCACTGGGACTTTGGATGCTGAAACAATATCAAAGATGATGATGCCTCGTTGTGGCGTAGCTGATATCATCAATGGTACAAACTCGATGCAATCGGATAAGAAAAAGCATCACCACTTGGGCTCATTTCATATCGTCTCCCATTATAGTTTCTTTCCAGGTGCCCCAAGGTGGCCACCCTCAAAGTATCATCTCACCTACAGGTTTCTCCAAGGAACCCCAACTCAAGCCATGAATCCCGTCGCACGAGCTTTCCAAACATGGGCAAGAAACACCCACTTCACTTTCTCGTTGGCTCGAGCTCCGGCAAATGCAGATATCACTATTGGTTTTTTTAGAAGGGATCATGGAGATGGGATTCCTTTTGATGGACCTGGTGGAAACATTGCTCATGCATTTGCGCCAACAGATGGAAGATTCCATTACGATGCAGATGAGCGCTATAGTGTGGGTGCTACTCCTGGTGCATTTGACTGGGAGACGGTTGCTTTGCATGAAATTGGGCACCTTCTGGGACTTCACCACAGCTCAGTTCAAGGAGCAATCATGGAACCCTTAATCTCTCAAGGAGTGACTAAAGGCTTAAATGCAGATGATATTGCAGGAATTAGAGCCTTATATAATGTTTGAGAAATGTCTAAGAATTTAATGGGAGTAGATTATTATAGAATAAAGCATTTGTTgcttataaaataaactatgaCAATAGTCGAAGTAGGCCATACTGTTTTGGCAAGAAGACCAgggatataatttaataaattagcCATTAAGATTTATGTCTTAATGCATTTAGTTTGAATTTTCactttattattaaagtcaAATCTAGATAATCATGAATATCTTGTTTGGGCAATTACAATTCCTAAGATGAATTGATGTGCTCAATTATAATGTATGCTAATTAGGTGCATTTAATTTCTTACTTGCATGGtgatttagatgaaaattaatgaGTTGGTATGGTTGAGGACAATTGTCAAATTTTCATGGATCTTGCCTCAGTACGCCTTGTTATAGATTTTCGGATGCTAGAAGTTAAGAGTACCAAATGctcattttccataaaaaaaaaaaaagagcaccaCCTTTGAGCTGGTCTTGGACGCCTTTGAGCCTGTGATGATCATATCCCttttgatatgccaaaagaTGCTTGTGAACTAAAAAGGGTGATGTTTTTTTTAGTTGTGTAAGGATAGAGATCATGAGGCCAAGGATCACGAGATCAATGAATTTCGAAAAAAGGGAAAGATGCAAGAAATAGTATGAAATGCCAAGAATTTAAGGAGATGGAAGGAAAAACTAATAATGAAAAacccaaaataataacaaatctaaaaaaaaaaaaaaaaaaaaaaattggctacACTAGCATAAGATTTCTAACAGTGCACTAATGGAAAAGGGTCAAAGGAACAAATTTGATCAACCGTTCCAAGATTTTTATGTACATATAGGTGGACCCAGCACGTGATAGCAAAATATTCGAAAGAAACTAATCAAAaatttttatgtcaaaataTACGTACATCACCTAGTAGTGATCAAGTACTCATGTAACGTTCATGCATGGCCGTGGAACATGTGAAATTATGGGGTAAGTTGCAACCAGCCAGCGAAAGCTGCAGCAACCTCTGTTTTAAACACCCAAAACAAAGCAAATTGAAACCATTAGAAAACCGACCCAACACATCCTCCACTGTGGATACGGCCCAGTCCACATCGAGCACCTCTGACTTGAAAGCTCCCTGGACTGCAACATCTCTAAACTAGTTGCATTGCAACCCAGTTTTACTCGAAAGAAACATATAAGTTTCACAGTTGTTTCTCTTTAACTTTCATTTACGTTGTCCTGTGGAATCCAAGGCCGTCGCTCGGAACACCCCGTGCAAGTGCTTAGAAAATCCTAGGCAAGCAATGCAACTCACCAGAGGCAAAAGCCTGGTGAGCACCAACCACGTCAGCGGTTGGACATCCTGGGCGAACCCCATTCCTCACCCAGGAAATAAGTCTGGTGGGCACTATACCCGCCATTGCTTAGAAATTCAAAAAcattagatatattaaataagtctGGTGGGagctaacattaaaaaagattgataattgaaattcaaaaacaataaatgtattaaataatattgttcattacatacttatcaaaatattgttcattacatgTAATAAAACTaaagtacaaaatatgataaaattttgtaacttCAGTATTGAACTCTCACTATCACTAACATCATTCTCCAAAACTTTGGCTGTAATGGACTCAACACTTATGGTGCCACGATTAAGACAATAGAACATATATCCTTTTGATCTGTCTAGGTACCCAATAAAATAACCAGGAGTCGATTTTTGGTCTAATTTCTTTTCAAGGGATTATTAATCCTGATCTCAACTGGACATCcctaaattttgaaataagcCAAACTTGACTTACGGTTTGTCCACAATTCAAAAGGAGTTTTTGAAACAGATTTACTGGAAACCCTGTTCAAAATGCACATAACAGTTTTCAAAACTTCACCCCATAGATACTCTGACAAATTTATTCTACTTATGTTCCTAACCTTATCCTTCAAAGTCCAATTTTATCTTTCAGAAACGCCATTCTACTCAGGTATCCCTGGCATGGTGTATTAAGGCACCATCCCACACTCTtgt
This window contains:
- the LOC121240255 gene encoding metalloendoproteinase 3-MMP-like, producing MAAKRSPLFSLIALGLLFALIPVLSHATTPPQSSDQKTSPFGFVKHLQGCHKGEKLKGIHDLKIYLEKFGYYHKTENNTHANDDDFDELLESAVKTYQQNYHLKATGTLDAETISKMMMPRCGVADIINGTNSMQSDKKKHHHLGSFHIVSHYSFFPGAPRWPPSKYHLTYRFLQGTPTQAMNPVARAFQTWARNTHFTFSLARAPANADITIGFFRRDHGDGIPFDGPGGNIAHAFAPTDGRFHYDADERYSVGATPGAFDWETVALHEIGHLLGLHHSSVQGAIMEPLISQGVTKGLNADDIAGIRALYNV